Proteins from a single region of Nerophis ophidion isolate RoL-2023_Sa linkage group LG08, RoL_Noph_v1.0, whole genome shotgun sequence:
- the rfx5 gene encoding DNA-binding protein RFX5 isoform X1, with protein sequence MQNSPDKITCFVTGQTTMLRPIIIISVRKIFAINEWRRAGFWYPDGACEHWLAFPHVGGAAAPEWRCLPAGGGRSGGGGGRDGAQHAVAEAQDQHLSVQTKVDQILQDVQRFSDNDKLYLYLQLPSGLGAGDKSGGDCSFTTSEQLHTCNWIRSHLEEHSDTCLPKQDVYETYKRYCDNLQHHPLSAANFGKIIRDIFPNIKARRLGGRGQSKYCYSGIRRKMVLNMPLLPNLDLKNDPAELTELVQTYKQEVTDAACKLICDWAQKILKRSFDTVVEIAHYLMDEHLVNPRCSQAELVASATLAGGPAKPHKVIKRTPLAPKCDSDAADHKRDGGDTASSLAGKLPASDKGPSKGLSQEAPPSPAASSLRPAVEAYMKQLPRILPRSSIPEKGQLMIVPQGCLSYETREIANKRPLEVTSGTSFGGSSSLAAPPVKRKRGRPRKPRPEDTSPKHSLPPQPPPPPAAPPHSPVIASVKGGVIHKASSAPVSQSVLELVIQEPPGLVLSPVPITTETSSRLVEHRGVVVQCQAGINSEPDRHNRPLLLFQSPGNAGWETASAGRTRTMVEVIQKTPRPNNNNNSATTLPPPRLQQERGEVEITLTPVEVSVPPPDRPSASVRQQQKQEEEGPSP encoded by the exons ATGCAGAATTCGCCAGATAAAATCACCTGTTTCGTAACTGGGCAGACCACAATGTTGCGCCCAATCATAATAATTTCTGTCAGAAAAATATTTGCCATCAACGAATGGAGACGAGCTGGATTTTGGTATCCGG ATGGTGCTTGTGAGCACTGGTTAGCGTTTCCACATGTTGGAGGAGCAGCTGCACCCGAGTGGAGATGCCTCCCTGCAGGGGGAGGCAGGTCTGGAGGTGGTGGAGGGCGAGACGGAGCCCAGCATGCTGTTGCAGAAGCTCAAGACCAACATCTC AGTGTTCAGACTAAAGTGgaccagattctg CAAGATGTTCAACGTTTCTCCGACAACGACAAGCTGTACCTGTACCTCCAGCTGCCCTCGGGACTTGGTGCCGGCGACAAAAG cgGAGGTGACTGTTCATTCACCACATCAGAGCAACTTCACACATGCAACTGGATCCGTAGCCACCTGGAGGAGCATTCGGACACCTGCCTGCCCAAACAGGACGTCTACGAGACTTACaa GCGCTACTGTGACAACCTGCAACATCACCCACTGAGCGCGGCCAACTTTGGGAAGATCATCCGAGACATTTTCCCCAACATCAAGGCCCGAAGGCTCGGCGGAAGAGGACAGTCCAAATA CTGTTACAGCGGCATCAGGAGGAAGATGGTTCTCAACATGCCTTTGCTTCCCAACCTGGACCTGAAGAATGACCcg gCGGAGCTGACAGAGCTAGTGCAAACATATAAGCAGGAAGTGACGGACGCGGCGTGCAAGCTCATCTGTGATTGGGCACAGAAGATCCTGAAGCGTTCATTCGACACGGTGGTGGAGATCGCTCACTACCTCATGGATGAGCACCTCGTCAACCCTCGCTGCAGCCAGGCGGAGCTGGTGGCGTCGGCAACGCTCGCTG GAGGTCCCGCCAAGCCTCACAAGGTCATCAAGAGAACGCCGTTGGCGCCCAAATGTGACAGTGACGCTGCTGACCACAAG AGGGACGGTGGAGACACCGCCTCCTCGTTGGCTGGGAAGCTTCCGGCCAGTGACAAGGGGCCATCCAAAGGGCTGTCGCAGGAAGCTCCGCCCTCTCCTGCCGCCTCCTCTCTGCGTCCTGCG GTTGAGGCCTACATGAAGCAGTTACCCAGAATCCTCCCCAGGAGCTCCATCCCGGAGAAGGGCCAGCTAATGATCGTTCCTCAGGGCTGTTTGTCCTATGAGACTCGAGAGATCGCCAACAAGCGCCCCCTAGAGGTGACATCAGGCACTTCATTCGGCGGATCCAGTAGCTTGGCAGCGCCCCCAGTAAAACGGAAACGAGGAAGACCGAGAAAACCTCGACCTGAAGACACTTCGCCTAAACACTCCCTCCCCCCACAGCCTCCTCCGCCACCCGCAGCCCCACCCCACAGCCCCGTCATTGCCTCAGTGAAGGGCGGCGTCATCCATAAGGCTTCCTCTGCGCCCGTGTCACAGTCCGTGTTGGAGCTAGTGATCCAGGAGCCACCGGGCCTGGTTCTGAGCCCAGTTCCGATCACAACAGAAACCAGCTCAAGGCTGGTCGAGCACCGGGGCGTGGTGGTGCAGTGCCAAGCGGGCATAAATTCCGAGCCGGACCGTCACAACCGCCCGCTGCTGCTGTTCCAGAGTCCAGGTAATGCTGGCTGGGAGACGGCGTCGGCCGGGCGCACGCGTACTATGGTGGAGGTGATTCAGAAGACGCCGagacccaacaacaacaacaacagcgccACGACACTACCTCCTCCCAGGCTGCAGCAGGAGCGTGGGGAAGTGGAAATTACGCTCACTCCGGTGGAGGTCAGCGTCCCACCGCCTGACCGTCCTTCCGCTTCCGTCAGACAGCAGCAGAAACAGGAAGAGGAGGGGCCTTCTCCTTAG
- the rfx5 gene encoding DNA-binding protein RFX5 isoform X2 produces the protein MLEEQLHPSGDASLQGEAGLEVVEGETEPSMLLQKLKTNISKSVQTKVDQILQDVQRFSDNDKLYLYLQLPSGLGAGDKSGGDCSFTTSEQLHTCNWIRSHLEEHSDTCLPKQDVYETYKRYCDNLQHHPLSAANFGKIIRDIFPNIKARRLGGRGQSKYCYSGIRRKMVLNMPLLPNLDLKNDPAELTELVQTYKQEVTDAACKLICDWAQKILKRSFDTVVEIAHYLMDEHLVNPRCSQAELVASATLAGGPAKPHKVIKRTPLAPKCDSDAADHKRDGGDTASSLAGKLPASDKGPSKGLSQEAPPSPAASSLRPAVEAYMKQLPRILPRSSIPEKGQLMIVPQGCLSYETREIANKRPLEVTSGTSFGGSSSLAAPPVKRKRGRPRKPRPEDTSPKHSLPPQPPPPPAAPPHSPVIASVKGGVIHKASSAPVSQSVLELVIQEPPGLVLSPVPITTETSSRLVEHRGVVVQCQAGINSEPDRHNRPLLLFQSPGNAGWETASAGRTRTMVEVIQKTPRPNNNNNSATTLPPPRLQQERGEVEITLTPVEVSVPPPDRPSASVRQQQKQEEEGPSP, from the exons ATGTTGGAGGAGCAGCTGCACCCGAGTGGAGATGCCTCCCTGCAGGGGGAGGCAGGTCTGGAGGTGGTGGAGGGCGAGACGGAGCCCAGCATGCTGTTGCAGAAGCTCAAGACCAACATCTC CAAGAGTGTTCAGACTAAAGTGgaccagattctg CAAGATGTTCAACGTTTCTCCGACAACGACAAGCTGTACCTGTACCTCCAGCTGCCCTCGGGACTTGGTGCCGGCGACAAAAG cgGAGGTGACTGTTCATTCACCACATCAGAGCAACTTCACACATGCAACTGGATCCGTAGCCACCTGGAGGAGCATTCGGACACCTGCCTGCCCAAACAGGACGTCTACGAGACTTACaa GCGCTACTGTGACAACCTGCAACATCACCCACTGAGCGCGGCCAACTTTGGGAAGATCATCCGAGACATTTTCCCCAACATCAAGGCCCGAAGGCTCGGCGGAAGAGGACAGTCCAAATA CTGTTACAGCGGCATCAGGAGGAAGATGGTTCTCAACATGCCTTTGCTTCCCAACCTGGACCTGAAGAATGACCcg gCGGAGCTGACAGAGCTAGTGCAAACATATAAGCAGGAAGTGACGGACGCGGCGTGCAAGCTCATCTGTGATTGGGCACAGAAGATCCTGAAGCGTTCATTCGACACGGTGGTGGAGATCGCTCACTACCTCATGGATGAGCACCTCGTCAACCCTCGCTGCAGCCAGGCGGAGCTGGTGGCGTCGGCAACGCTCGCTG GAGGTCCCGCCAAGCCTCACAAGGTCATCAAGAGAACGCCGTTGGCGCCCAAATGTGACAGTGACGCTGCTGACCACAAG AGGGACGGTGGAGACACCGCCTCCTCGTTGGCTGGGAAGCTTCCGGCCAGTGACAAGGGGCCATCCAAAGGGCTGTCGCAGGAAGCTCCGCCCTCTCCTGCCGCCTCCTCTCTGCGTCCTGCG GTTGAGGCCTACATGAAGCAGTTACCCAGAATCCTCCCCAGGAGCTCCATCCCGGAGAAGGGCCAGCTAATGATCGTTCCTCAGGGCTGTTTGTCCTATGAGACTCGAGAGATCGCCAACAAGCGCCCCCTAGAGGTGACATCAGGCACTTCATTCGGCGGATCCAGTAGCTTGGCAGCGCCCCCAGTAAAACGGAAACGAGGAAGACCGAGAAAACCTCGACCTGAAGACACTTCGCCTAAACACTCCCTCCCCCCACAGCCTCCTCCGCCACCCGCAGCCCCACCCCACAGCCCCGTCATTGCCTCAGTGAAGGGCGGCGTCATCCATAAGGCTTCCTCTGCGCCCGTGTCACAGTCCGTGTTGGAGCTAGTGATCCAGGAGCCACCGGGCCTGGTTCTGAGCCCAGTTCCGATCACAACAGAAACCAGCTCAAGGCTGGTCGAGCACCGGGGCGTGGTGGTGCAGTGCCAAGCGGGCATAAATTCCGAGCCGGACCGTCACAACCGCCCGCTGCTGCTGTTCCAGAGTCCAGGTAATGCTGGCTGGGAGACGGCGTCGGCCGGGCGCACGCGTACTATGGTGGAGGTGATTCAGAAGACGCCGagacccaacaacaacaacaacagcgccACGACACTACCTCCTCCCAGGCTGCAGCAGGAGCGTGGGGAAGTGGAAATTACGCTCACTCCGGTGGAGGTCAGCGTCCCACCGCCTGACCGTCCTTCCGCTTCCGTCAGACAGCAGCAGAAACAGGAAGAGGAGGGGCCTTCTCCTTAG